Proteins from a genomic interval of Siniperca chuatsi isolate FFG_IHB_CAS linkage group LG10, ASM2008510v1, whole genome shotgun sequence:
- the LOC122883354 gene encoding periphilin-1 has protein sequence MDHARPQDTQQSKGSTLRHREHSDESADKRPTDSSVSPSQDEKRLIRRVRSPSKSRAWLSNPYKPNFGVQFYRPRFPRDDHSFYKPGFGNQRYHHFNPRGYFHRRDHFPPKLYHVAQREREREKEKVRYEQRESADGSSPPKQNNATRTFLPRSTSSRDKDMQFIICHSDRNQSRERDHRGTKSNERERSRDGELPSTASQTVTRDRAIQQKRKEIDEVYYQECEMFGLVAKMLIAKDQSLERPIQSSLQENLRDIGKRCVEAMEKFIEDYDSRELSQ, from the exons ATGGACCATGCACGACCGCAGGACACACAACAAAGCAAG GGCTCCACGTTGCGGCACAGGGAACACAGCGATGAGTCCGCCGACAAAAGGCCCACTGACAGCTCTGTGTCTCCCAGTCAG GATGAGAAGAGGCTGATCAGAAGAGTGCGAAGTCCATCCAAATCGAGGGCATGGCTGTCCAATCCTTACAAACCGAATTTTGGAGTGCAGTTCTACAGACCTCG TTTTCCAAGGGATGACCACTCATTCTACAAACCTGGCTTCGGCAACCAGAGGTACCACCACTTCAACCCAAGGGGTTACTTCCACCGGAGAGATCATTTCCCGCCTAAGCTTTACCACGTcgcacagagggagagggaacgAGAGAAGGAGAAGGTGCGGTACgagcagagagagagtgctGATGGGAGTTCacctccaaaacaaaacaacg CCACTAGAACTTTCTTACCAAGgtccacatccagcagagacaagGACATGCAGTTCATC atttgtCATAGTGACAGGAACCAAAGCAGGGAGAGAGATCACAGGGGGACCAAAAGCAACGAAAGAGAACGAAGCAGAGACGGGGAGCTCCCTTCAACTGCGAGCCAGACGGTGACACGAGACAGAGCCATCcaacagaagaggaaagagataGACGAG GTGTACTATCAGGAATGTGAAATGTTTGGCCTTGTGGCAAAGATGCTGATTGCAAAGGATCAGTCCCTGGAGCGTCCCATCCAGTCCTCGCTGCAGGAGAACCTCAGGGACATCGGCAAGCGCTGTGTGGAGGCCATGGAGAAATTTATAGAGGACTATGACTCCAGGGAGCTGTCTCAGTAA
- the LOC122883352 gene encoding prickle-like protein 2 yields the protein MSLEMEKTITKLMYDFQRNSTSDDDSGCALEEYVWVPPGLSPEQVHQYYNSLPEEKVPYINSPGEKYRIKQLLNQLPPHDNEVRYCNALDEEEKRELKLFSNQRKKDNLGRGNVRPFPLTINGAICDKCGGQINGGDIVVFAARAGHGKCWHPHCFVCSMCEELLVDLIYFYQDGKIFCGRHHAERLKPRCCACDEIIFADECTEAEGRHWHMKHFCCYECETTLGGQRYIMKDGRPHCCNCFESLYAEYCDACGEHIGIDQGQMTYDGQHWHATEECFCCARCKRSLLGRPFLPKQGQIFCSRSCSAGQDPDESDSSDSAFQSARSRESRHSTKIGKKERRNAEQERRSAEARQSAPPPMPDRLSAESDPLSVQMDRLSLSSSQTPSRTPNRTPSRTPSRAPSLNQVWMSRDDPYVPAAYEGPQREPSPTPAPIHLLGQCNLRQGYNPNANAHPPAQSPANPVKRPDSWGKEQGNAKRIPMAALRGHSFNENWTHHSQDEFRPNKLRTQMSFNEMSSQNQGFSDKRSISLHGFQRDGRPPLTRRNPINAMSFNEPLTPLEQTPHGSMDSLTMSNATGNSLDGVSKRQEHLSRFSMPDLSKDSGVNVSEKSNMGTLSSSVQFHSTESLSSSRPYNNNMYAPLRVGYPLQYWDGPQPLGFDGKGRVGVMGSSGNLRMAPMSDRMPRRRINGQEPVSQQQQPQQRRRKHHRGNHGNGQHRSGRHHKRSRRSRSDNALHLVADRPAQMVELPYRRVQEDYDRFPSGNAARELFGLEPGGCRQQPHRPCPRTTSDLTLQNAGWQHAGLGGPCWGDGYMEAADPWCSSCSSSSESEGDEGYFLGEPIPRPVQLCYINNEELRHRYSPSGIGGHHGPLHGPIHGQLHTRQRRKSKNCIIS from the exons GTGCGTTATTGTAACGCAttggatgaggaggagaaacGAGAGCTTAAGCTCTTCAGCAACCAACGGAAGAAGGATAACTTGGGCAGAGGGAATGTCCGTCCGTTCCCCCTCACCATCAATGGTGCCATCTGTGACAAG TGTGGTGGTCAAATAAACGGAGGGGACATTGTAGTTTTTGCTGCAAGGGCGGGTCATGGAAAATGCTGGCACCCTCATTGCTTTGTCTGCAGCATGTGTGAGGAACTGTTGGTGGATCTCATCTACTTCTACCAGGATGGCAAGATCTTCTGTGGCCGGCACCATGCCGAGAGGCTGAAACCCCGCTGCTGTGCCTGTGATGAG ATAATCTTTGCTGATGAATGCACTGAGGCAGAGGGCAGGCACTGGCACATGAAGCACTTCTGTTGCTACGAGTGTGAGACCACCCTCGGCGGCCAGCGCTACATCATGAAGGATGGACGGCCACACTGCTGCAACTGCTTCGAGTCCCTTTATGCAGAATACTGTGATGCATGTGGAGAACACATAG GCATTGACCAGGGCCAGATGACGTATGATGGGCAGCACTGGCACGCAACTGAGGAATGTTTTTGCTGTGCCCGTTGCAAGCGCTCTCTGCTGGGCCGCCCCTTCCTGCCGAAACAGGGGCAGATCTTCTGCTCACGGTCCTGCAGCGCTGGACAG GATCCAGATGAGTCTGACTCCTCAGACTCGGCCTTCCAAAGCGCCCGTTCCCGTGAATCCCGCCACAGCACCAAGATTGGGAAAAAGGAGCGCAGGAATGCTGAGCAGGAGCGGCGGAGTGCCGAGGCCCGCCAGTCAGCTCCTCCACCCATGCCTGACCGTCTGTCTGCTGAAAGTGATCCCCTTTCTGTTCAGATGGACCGTTTAAGCCTCTCATCTAGTCAGACCCCCAGCAGGACACCTAACCGCACACCCAGCCGCACTCCGAGCCGTGCCCCGAGCCTTAACCAGGTGTGGATGAGCCGGGATGACCCCTACGTCCCTGCTGCCTATGAGGGCCCTCAGCGGGAACCCTCCCCCACACCAGCACCTATACATCTGCTGGGTCAGTGTAACCTCAGGCAGGGCTACAATCCCAATGCAAACGCTCATCCCCCAGCTCAGAGTCCTGCCAACCCAGTGAAGAGGCCTGATTCCTGGGGGAAGGAACAAGGCAACGCCAAGAGGATCCCTATGGCTGCTCTGAGGGGCCACTCCTTTAATGAAAACTGGACCCACCACAGCCAGGATGAGTTCAGGCCCAACAAGCTACGCACCCAGATGAGCTTCAATGAAATGTCTAGCCAGAACCAGGGCTTTTCTGACAAGAGGAGCATCAGCCTGCATGGATTCCAGAGAGACGGCAGACCCCCGCTGACCAGGAGGAACCCCATCAATGCCATGAGCTTCAATGAGCCCCTCACTCCTCTAGAACAGACTCCTCATGGATCCATGGACTCCCTCACTATGTCCAATGCTACAG GTAACTCTCTGGACGGGGTCAGTAAGCGTCAGGAGCATTTGTCTAGGTTCTCCATGCCCGACCTGAGTAAAGactcaggtgtgaatgtgtctgaaaAGAGCAACATGGGCACCCTCAGCTCCTCAGTCCAGTTCCACAGCACAGAGTCACTGTCCTCCTCTCGCCCTTACAACAATAACATGTACGCTCCACTGAGAGTTGGCTACCCACTGCAGTACTGGGATGGCCCACAGCCGCTGGGCTTCGACGGCAAAGGTCGTGTCGGGGTGATGGGCAGCAGTGGAAACCTGCGGATGGCTCCCATGAGCGACAGAATGCCCCGCCGACGCATCAACGGGCAGGAACCTGtgtcacagcaacagcagccacaGCAAAGACGCCGCAAACACCACCGTGGAAACCACGGTAATGGGCAGCACCGCAGTGGCCGCCACCACAAACGCTCTCGCCGCTCCCGCTCTGACAATGCCCTGCACCTGGTGGCGGACCGGCCCGCTCAAATGGTAGAGCTGCCCTACCGTCGCGTCCAGGAGGATTATGATCGCTTCCCCTCCGGTAATGCTGCTCGGGAGTTGTTTGGTCTGGAGCCAGGCGGGTGTAGACAGCAGCCCCACCGGCCTTGCCCCCGCACCACTTCCGATCTCACCTTGCAGAATGCTGGCTGGCAACATGCGGGGCTGGGTGGTCCATGCTGGGGCGATGGGTACATGGAGGCTGCTGACCCCTGGTGCTCcagctgctcctcttcctccgaGTCTGAGGGGGATGAGGGTTATTTCCTGGGTGAACCAATCCCTCGGCCCGTGCAGCTGTGCTACATCAACAATGAGGAGCTGCGCCATCGCTACAGCCCCTCTGGGATAGGTGGCCATCACGGACCTCTGCACGGACCGATTCATGGCCAGCTGCACACCCgccagaggaggaagagcaaaAACTGCATAATTTCCTAG